In Fimbriimonadia bacterium, a single window of DNA contains:
- the recN gene encoding DNA repair protein RecN: protein MLREIAVQNLAVIESARLEMSGRLIAITGETGAGKSLVVDAIGLALGDRADSQLVSSGARKAVISAVFEVAPAGPAEQEIRAQGFEPEDGMLFLTREITPEGRSTCRINGRAVPASVARTVGECFVDLHGQHEHQTLLRPAVHRDLMDAWLGEEVMSLREQIGNCCTALHEAEQRIADLESRSRERERLTDLLRFELAEIEGADLTPGEEAELLAERKRIQNAERLSGEVAAALTALTSGDTSASDLLATAEAALERAVSLDESLGETLTEVRNALVGAREAGATLAAYAESFSVDPEHVAIVEDRLDLLHRLQRKYGATVEEVLAYAEQARANLAELEGGEEALDGLRAERDARRAEMLTACKKLSKLRRAGAPRFEKEALRHIRDLAMEQAAFEVRLTPKEPDSGGAESVEFLFSANPGHPPQPLGRIASGGELSRVMLALRCALAGASPAPTIVYDEVDAGLGGQVAAAVGDKLRQLAQHSQVIVITHLAQIAGRAEEQFCITKEARDGRTVVRVERLEGEERVRELARMLSGDEARDTALRHARELLAEV from the coding sequence ATGCTGAGGGAGATCGCCGTCCAGAACCTCGCCGTGATCGAGAGCGCGCGGCTCGAGATGAGCGGGCGTCTCATAGCGATCACGGGCGAGACCGGCGCCGGCAAGTCGTTAGTAGTGGATGCCATCGGGCTTGCGCTGGGCGACAGGGCAGATAGCCAGCTCGTGTCATCCGGCGCACGAAAGGCGGTGATCTCGGCCGTCTTCGAAGTCGCCCCGGCCGGCCCCGCGGAGCAAGAGATCCGGGCGCAGGGGTTCGAGCCAGAAGACGGCATGCTATTTCTGACGAGAGAGATCACGCCGGAGGGCCGCTCCACGTGCCGCATCAATGGGCGTGCTGTCCCGGCATCGGTGGCACGGACGGTGGGCGAATGCTTCGTCGACCTGCACGGCCAACACGAGCATCAGACCTTGCTGCGTCCCGCTGTGCACCGCGACCTGATGGATGCCTGGCTAGGCGAGGAGGTCATGTCGCTGCGCGAGCAGATCGGAAATTGTTGCACCGCGCTGCACGAGGCCGAACAGCGTATCGCCGACCTCGAAAGCCGATCGCGCGAGCGGGAACGACTGACTGACCTACTACGCTTCGAGCTTGCCGAGATCGAGGGAGCCGATCTGACGCCGGGTGAGGAAGCCGAACTGCTAGCAGAGCGCAAGCGCATTCAGAACGCCGAACGACTCTCGGGCGAAGTGGCTGCGGCGCTGACTGCGCTCACTTCGGGTGACACGAGCGCGAGTGACCTACTCGCCACCGCGGAAGCCGCGCTGGAGCGAGCGGTGTCGCTGGACGAGAGCCTGGGCGAGACGCTGACCGAGGTTCGAAATGCGCTGGTAGGGGCTCGAGAAGCCGGTGCGACGCTGGCAGCCTATGCGGAGTCTTTCTCGGTAGACCCCGAACACGTGGCCATCGTGGAGGATAGACTCGACTTGCTGCACCGCCTGCAACGCAAGTACGGAGCTACCGTGGAGGAGGTGCTGGCTTACGCGGAGCAGGCTCGAGCGAACCTTGCCGAGTTGGAGGGTGGCGAGGAGGCGCTGGATGGGCTGCGTGCAGAGAGAGACGCACGCCGGGCTGAGATGCTGACCGCGTGTAAGAAGCTGAGCAAGCTGCGGAGAGCCGGGGCGCCACGATTCGAGAAGGAAGCACTGCGACACATTCGGGATCTGGCGATGGAGCAGGCCGCGTTCGAGGTGCGGCTGACACCCAAGGAACCGGACTCGGGAGGGGCGGAGTCGGTGGAGTTCTTGTTCTCGGCGAATCCGGGCCACCCGCCGCAACCGCTGGGCCGCATTGCCTCAGGCGGGGAGCTCTCTCGCGTGATGCTGGCCCTTCGGTGCGCACTCGCAGGCGCGTCGCCGGCACCGACCATCGTGTACGACGAGGTGGACGCAGGGTTGGGTGGACAGGTGGCTGCCGCGGTCGGCGACAAGTTGCGACAGCTCGCCCAGCACAGCCAAGTCATCGTGATCACGCACCTAGCCCAGATTGCCGGGCGGGCAGAGGAGCAGTTCTGTATCACCAAAGAGGCGCGGGACGGGCGAACGGTGGTTCGAGTGGAGCGGCTGGAAGGCGAAGAGCGAGTGCGGGAGTTGGCGAGGATGCTGAGCGGCGACGAGGCGCGCGATACGGCTTTGCGGCACGCCCGGGAGCTCCTTGCCGAGGTCTGA
- a CDS encoding prepilin-type N-terminal cleavage/methylation domain-containing protein, whose protein sequence is MQDIRRASGFTLIELLVVIAIIATLAAILFPVFAAARSKAKQTQCSSNIKQLNIGMMLYVGDHDDRMITYHFFNYASGYTDDLRQGSANKYIRSPDVFRCPADNMDRWDWANWGPDMPKTKGTYSYAINSYLTKSTPYGWSDTYQGKVKLSYFQEPARTPSFVEEKGIDEWSAYDPGHLYWGVNDSRFGNVDETSGRHHGKCSVAHLDGHVKTVKGDLIWLYARNDDGTFWCCPPVK, encoded by the coding sequence ATGCAGGACATTCGTAGAGCATCGGGCTTTACGCTGATAGAGCTCCTAGTAGTCATCGCGATCATCGCAACCCTCGCGGCGATCCTTTTTCCCGTGTTCGCTGCGGCACGGTCCAAGGCGAAACAGACGCAGTGCAGCAGCAACATCAAGCAGCTCAACATCGGCATGATGCTGTACGTTGGAGATCATGACGATCGGATGATCACCTATCACTTCTTCAACTACGCGAGTGGGTACACGGACGACCTGCGACAGGGTTCGGCCAACAAGTACATCCGCTCGCCCGATGTCTTCCGATGTCCGGCCGACAACATGGATCGGTGGGATTGGGCGAACTGGGGCCCGGACATGCCCAAGACCAAGGGCACCTACTCCTACGCTATCAACTCGTACCTTACGAAGAGCACTCCTTACGGCTGGAGTGATACGTACCAAGGCAAAGTCAAGCTGAGCTACTTCCAAGAGCCCGCTCGAACACCCAGCTTCGTAGAGGAGAAAGGTATCGACGAGTGGTCGGCATACGATCCGGGTCATCTTTATTGGGGAGTGAACGACTCGCGCTTCGGTAACGTGGACGAAACGAGCGGACGCCACCACGGCAAGTGCAGCGTGGCGCACCTCGACGGGCACGTGAAGACGGTAAAGGGCGACCTGATCTGGCTGTACGCCCGGAACGACGACGGCACGTTCTGGTGCTGCCCGCCGGTGAAGTGA
- a CDS encoding alpha-N-arabinofuranosidase: MTPLMITLAALLAAGGMGGRNMDSELPNGSFEALANGTPEHWRKQVWAGSADLLVSSDAWDGERCVAVRSAEGADAAWVTIAPVMPFSRYRLSAWIRTEGVTPTDGQGALINLHTRSERTRALVGDNDWTEVSMEFDTDADEAIQINCILGYFGRAKGMAWFDDVRLVRLSSRQLSPSVTIDAAKRAEPISKYIYGQFIEHLGRCIYGGIWAEMLEDRKFCLPVGDKESPWRVVGGADVVMDRNKPFVGDHTPLVRSPGGESAGLVHGGLTVVSGKRYVGRIWLRGDATAAPVRVSLVWGDEPDQRDTVEIKKLGADYEKHPLRFSAHGDSAAARLEILSSGSGSFHVGCTSLMPEDNVRGMRRDTLRLLKELNAPIYRWPGGNFVSGYDWREGIGDPDKRPPRRNPAWSGLEHNDFGTHEFLDFCREIGTDPLIVVNTGFGDANSAAAWVEYVNGSPETPMGRLRAANGHKEPWGVVWWGIGNEMYGNWQLGHMALGQYVIKHNEVVKKMRAVDASIKTIGVGAVGEWSKQMLTHCADSMDLISEHFYCGSKVGVMSHVAQIRDNVRAKAVAHREYRQQLPSLRGKDIRIAMDEWNYWYGPDLFGEIGTRYFHKDALGIAAGLHEFFRNTDIIEMANYAQTVNVIGAIKTTPTAAAFDTTGLVLKLYRQHYGTIPLVLEGAMEPLDVAAALTEDGKKLTLGVVNATGQPRSLQLSWKGLEIAGGGMRYVMRHDDPMAYNEPGREPRVFIVEEKVERPGSTLEVPSYSIVLYVLPLAVP, translated from the coding sequence ATGACACCTCTAATGATCACGCTCGCCGCGCTGCTCGCAGCCGGCGGAATGGGCGGACGAAACATGGACAGCGAACTCCCGAACGGTTCCTTCGAAGCGCTCGCGAACGGCACCCCCGAGCACTGGCGAAAGCAGGTGTGGGCGGGGTCGGCTGACCTCTTAGTGTCGAGTGATGCTTGGGACGGCGAGCGCTGCGTGGCGGTGCGCTCGGCCGAAGGGGCCGATGCGGCGTGGGTGACTATCGCTCCCGTCATGCCTTTTTCGCGTTACCGTCTGAGCGCATGGATCCGCACCGAGGGCGTGACTCCCACTGATGGACAAGGCGCCCTCATCAACCTGCACACGCGGTCCGAGCGGACGCGTGCGCTGGTGGGTGATAACGATTGGACCGAGGTGTCCATGGAGTTCGATACCGATGCGGACGAGGCGATCCAGATCAACTGCATCCTGGGCTACTTCGGACGGGCGAAGGGCATGGCGTGGTTCGACGACGTGCGCCTCGTGCGGCTCTCTTCGCGTCAGCTTAGCCCCTCGGTCACGATTGATGCCGCCAAGCGGGCCGAGCCCATCTCGAAATACATCTACGGGCAGTTCATCGAGCACCTCGGCAGGTGCATCTACGGCGGCATCTGGGCGGAGATGCTGGAGGACCGCAAGTTTTGTCTACCGGTGGGTGATAAAGAGTCGCCGTGGCGGGTGGTAGGTGGGGCCGATGTCGTGATGGATCGGAACAAGCCGTTCGTAGGTGATCATACGCCGCTCGTTCGATCGCCGGGGGGTGAGTCGGCGGGGCTGGTCCATGGTGGCCTGACGGTAGTGAGTGGCAAACGGTACGTCGGGCGCATCTGGCTGCGGGGCGATGCGACCGCTGCACCGGTGCGAGTCAGTCTAGTGTGGGGCGACGAACCGGATCAACGCGATACAGTGGAGATCAAGAAACTCGGGGCCGACTACGAAAAGCACCCGCTTCGATTCTCCGCTCACGGTGACAGTGCCGCCGCGCGCCTAGAAATTCTGTCGTCCGGTTCCGGCTCGTTCCACGTCGGTTGCACATCGCTCATGCCCGAGGACAACGTACGGGGCATGAGGCGTGATACCTTGAGGCTTCTCAAAGAGCTGAACGCCCCAATCTACCGCTGGCCTGGTGGCAATTTCGTGAGCGGTTACGATTGGCGCGAGGGGATCGGCGACCCTGACAAGCGCCCGCCGCGCAGGAACCCTGCATGGTCTGGGTTAGAGCACAACGACTTCGGAACTCACGAGTTCCTGGACTTCTGCCGAGAAATAGGCACCGACCCCCTCATCGTGGTGAACACCGGCTTCGGAGACGCGAACTCGGCCGCCGCGTGGGTGGAGTACGTGAATGGTTCCCCCGAGACACCGATGGGAAGGCTGCGCGCCGCGAACGGCCACAAGGAGCCGTGGGGTGTCGTGTGGTGGGGCATCGGCAACGAGATGTACGGTAACTGGCAGCTAGGTCACATGGCGCTGGGCCAATACGTGATTAAGCACAACGAGGTCGTAAAGAAGATGCGTGCCGTGGACGCTTCGATCAAGACGATAGGTGTGGGCGCAGTAGGCGAATGGTCCAAGCAGATGCTAACACACTGTGCAGACAGCATGGACCTGATCAGCGAGCACTTCTATTGCGGTTCGAAGGTGGGGGTGATGAGCCACGTCGCACAGATCAGGGACAACGTGCGAGCTAAGGCCGTCGCTCATCGGGAGTATCGGCAGCAGCTACCATCGCTGCGGGGCAAGGACATCCGCATCGCGATGGACGAGTGGAACTACTGGTATGGCCCGGATCTGTTCGGTGAAATCGGCACTAGATACTTCCACAAGGACGCCCTCGGGATTGCGGCGGGCTTGCACGAGTTCTTCCGGAACACCGACATCATCGAGATGGCTAACTACGCGCAGACCGTGAACGTGATAGGGGCTATTAAGACCACCCCTACAGCCGCGGCGTTCGATACGACCGGCCTGGTGCTCAAGCTCTACAGACAGCACTACGGGACGATTCCGCTGGTGCTGGAAGGGGCGATGGAGCCGCTCGACGTGGCGGCAGCCCTTACGGAAGACGGCAAGAAGCTTACACTGGGTGTTGTCAACGCTACCGGCCAGCCGCGATCCCTCCAGCTAAGCTGGAAGGGGTTGGAGATAGCGGGAGGCGGGATGCGATACGTGATGCGCCACGACGACCCCATGGCCTACAACGAGCCGGGGAGGGAGCCGCGTGTGTTCATCGTCGAGGAGAAGGTGGAACGTCCCGGCTCCACACTCGAGGTGCCGTCCTACAGCATCGTGCTGTATGTGTTACCGCTGGCCGTGCCGTAG
- a CDS encoding amidase: MIDPFSSITELATALRRKQVSSVELTRMYLDRLRTLGAAHRAVAELNEDRALEQAKAADSQRPKGPLHGIPFGVKDLLATKGIPTRWGSPGHMDQVFDYDATAVARLQQAGGVLVAKLAMIELAGGGNYNIAAASHTGACLCAWDPSRWSGGSSSGSGAATALGCIPYSLGSETSGSITCPSAFNGVTGFRPTYGRVSRYGAMALCWSLDKIGPMARSVEDCALVLEAIAGTDPNDPSTLTEPLNLRRAGPKPRIGLLKESFAENDAEACEKAYGEALRVFRSLGYETVDVAYPAMPYGLAVGLIVDAEGASAHERFIRSKRLNMLADPHQVAGFAAALETRATDYLWAMRLRTQALSANAVWEKCDAIFTPVFYHCAPPADVPFDKSFEKMGGDRGPANLLGWPSAAFPIGFEHGCPLGGQIIAPAYREDVCYRVVADYQRETDWHRRRPEPAVPTPGEPHPLQVSTIRRREWLPIA, from the coding sequence ATGATTGACCCATTCTCCTCCATCACCGAGCTCGCCACGGCACTGCGCCGAAAGCAAGTCTCCTCGGTCGAGCTGACGCGCATGTACCTGGATCGACTTCGCACCCTCGGCGCAGCCCATCGCGCGGTCGCCGAGCTCAACGAAGACCGGGCACTGGAGCAGGCGAAGGCGGCGGACTCGCAGCGCCCGAAGGGGCCTCTGCACGGCATCCCATTCGGCGTGAAGGACCTTCTGGCTACCAAGGGCATCCCCACCCGCTGGGGTTCTCCCGGCCATATGGACCAGGTGTTCGATTACGACGCGACAGCGGTCGCGAGGCTCCAGCAGGCCGGTGGCGTGTTGGTGGCAAAGCTCGCGATGATCGAGTTGGCGGGTGGGGGCAACTACAACATCGCGGCGGCTTCCCACACGGGGGCTTGCCTGTGTGCCTGGGACCCCTCACGCTGGTCCGGCGGGTCCAGCAGCGGCTCGGGCGCGGCGACAGCACTCGGCTGCATCCCCTACTCTCTCGGCAGCGAGACCAGCGGGAGCATCACTTGCCCCAGCGCGTTCAACGGCGTCACGGGCTTCCGACCGACCTATGGCCGCGTCAGTCGGTACGGCGCAATGGCGCTCTGCTGGTCGCTCGATAAGATAGGCCCGATGGCACGGTCGGTGGAGGATTGCGCTCTGGTTCTGGAGGCGATCGCAGGGACGGACCCGAACGACCCGAGCACGCTGACCGAGCCGCTGAACCTCCGGCGTGCCGGACCGAAGCCGCGGATCGGCCTGCTGAAAGAGAGCTTTGCCGAGAACGACGCTGAAGCATGCGAGAAGGCTTACGGCGAGGCTCTCCGCGTCTTCCGCTCGCTCGGATACGAGACGGTGGACGTTGCCTACCCCGCGATGCCCTACGGCCTGGCTGTCGGTCTCATCGTGGACGCCGAGGGGGCGAGCGCGCACGAGCGATTCATCCGCAGCAAAAGGCTGAACATGCTCGCCGACCCGCATCAGGTGGCCGGGTTCGCTGCCGCTCTGGAGACGCGTGCTACCGACTACTTATGGGCTATGCGGCTGAGGACCCAAGCTCTGTCGGCCAATGCGGTGTGGGAGAAGTGCGATGCCATCTTCACACCCGTCTTCTATCACTGTGCACCACCCGCGGACGTGCCGTTCGACAAGTCTTTCGAGAAGATGGGCGGCGACCGAGGCCCTGCGAACCTGTTGGGCTGGCCCTCCGCTGCGTTCCCTATAGGTTTCGAGCATGGGTGCCCGCTTGGCGGACAGATTATCGCCCCTGCCTATCGCGAGGATGTGTGCTACCGTGTGGTAGCCGACTACCAGCGTGAGACGGATTGGCATCGTAGGCGCCCGGAGCCGGCGGTGCCTACGCCTGGCGAACCGCACCCTCTGCAGGTGTCCACTATTCGTCGGCGAGAATGGTTGCCCATCGCGTAG
- a CDS encoding twin-arginine translocation signal domain-containing protein — protein MKHPVSRREFLAVSAALGVAGALPSQAQQTSEPEVDAVVSQLSTDLSDEHKSLLAEAVKGNAEAVRARRRYALPENSEPCFVFRPTGVGGHE, from the coding sequence ATGAAGCATCCCGTTTCACGACGAGAGTTCCTAGCAGTCAGTGCGGCATTGGGAGTGGCGGGAGCGCTGCCCTCGCAGGCACAGCAGACATCAGAGCCCGAAGTAGACGCAGTAGTCTCCCAACTCTCGACCGATTTATCCGACGAGCACAAGAGCCTGCTCGCCGAGGCGGTGAAAGGCAACGCGGAAGCGGTTAGAGCGAGACGTCGCTACGCGCTGCCGGAGAACAGCGAGCCCTGCTTCGTGTTCCGACCTACAGGCGTTGGTGGTCACGAATGA
- a CDS encoding VOC family protein, whose translation MSKFDQFVTFLYTRDLETSSRFLSETLGLQLVLDQGRCRIYRVAPHSYLGVCECEEAASTSGVIVTLVSNDVDEWHRRLRIEGVPIEKPPSHNPDYDIYHMFFRDPNGYLFEIQRFLDPSWPRD comes from the coding sequence ATGTCGAAGTTCGACCAGTTCGTCACGTTCCTATACACGAGGGACCTCGAGACCTCTTCCCGCTTCTTGTCGGAGACGTTGGGCCTGCAATTGGTGCTGGATCAGGGGCGATGCCGCATCTATCGTGTCGCCCCTCACTCCTACCTCGGCGTGTGCGAGTGCGAGGAGGCCGCTTCGACATCCGGGGTCATTGTCACGCTGGTAAGCAACGACGTGGACGAGTGGCACAGGCGGCTTCGCATCGAGGGCGTACCTATTGAGAAACCGCCGTCCCACAACCCAGACTACGACATCTACCACATGTTCTTTCGGGACCCGAATGGTTACCTGTTCGAGATACAGCGCTTTCTGGACCCGTCATGGCCTAGGGATTGA
- a CDS encoding phytase, with the protein MIKFLVKCRDSGVESVCALAIVALAVGLLPPAAIAWQVSQEPAHDHERYVARIQPVGQTDPVTHDADDPAIWIHPTNPEKSSIIGTDKEKAPGGGIHVFGLDGKKKQAITNVDRPNNVDVEYGLVLGGSARDIAVATERGKHRLRVFAIDTETGLLSDVTGQTDVFVGQTGEAREPMGISLYKRPSDGAIFAIVGRKTGPDGNYIWQYRLSDDGTGKVNATKVREFGRFSGTGEIEAIAVDDALGYVYYSDENFGIRKYHADPDHPDATTELAVFGREGFAEDREGIAIYARPDGTGYIICSDQRKGNSLYRIYKREGEPGKPHDHSHELKVISGGADSTDGIEAASAPLGGRFPKGVLIVMNSGARNFLLFDWRDVERAAPAAAAEVER; encoded by the coding sequence ATGATAAAGTTCTTGGTAAAGTGCCGTGACAGCGGGGTAGAGAGCGTATGCGCGCTAGCGATCGTCGCGTTGGCGGTGGGGCTGCTCCCACCCGCGGCCATCGCATGGCAGGTGAGCCAAGAACCTGCGCACGACCACGAGCGATACGTGGCACGAATTCAGCCCGTGGGACAAACCGACCCCGTCACTCACGATGCCGACGATCCGGCGATATGGATCCACCCTACCAACCCCGAGAAGAGCTCGATCATCGGTACGGACAAGGAGAAGGCGCCTGGCGGTGGCATCCACGTCTTCGGCTTGGACGGGAAAAAGAAACAGGCGATCACCAACGTGGACCGGCCTAACAACGTGGACGTGGAGTACGGACTCGTGTTGGGTGGTTCGGCGCGTGACATCGCAGTGGCAACGGAGAGGGGCAAGCACCGCCTCAGGGTGTTCGCCATAGACACGGAGACGGGCCTGCTGAGCGATGTCACGGGGCAGACCGACGTGTTCGTAGGGCAGACTGGCGAGGCACGAGAACCGATGGGAATCTCGCTCTATAAACGCCCGTCGGACGGAGCGATCTTTGCAATTGTTGGTCGGAAGACGGGGCCGGATGGAAACTACATCTGGCAGTATCGCTTGTCGGACGATGGCACGGGCAAGGTGAATGCTACCAAGGTTCGGGAGTTCGGCCGGTTCAGTGGCACGGGTGAGATCGAAGCCATCGCCGTGGACGATGCGCTGGGCTATGTCTACTACTCCGATGAGAACTTTGGCATTCGCAAGTACCATGCCGACCCCGATCACCCGGATGCCACAACCGAACTCGCCGTTTTCGGCCGAGAAGGGTTCGCAGAAGACCGTGAGGGGATCGCAATCTACGCTCGGCCGGATGGCACGGGATACATCATATGCTCCGATCAGCGAAAAGGTAACAGTCTGTACCGTATCTACAAGCGTGAAGGCGAGCCAGGAAAGCCACACGACCACAGCCACGAGTTGAAGGTGATCTCGGGTGGTGCGGACAGCACGGACGGAATCGAAGCCGCCTCCGCACCACTAGGTGGCAGGTTCCCCAAGGGCGTTCTGATAGTCATGAACAGCGGAGCACGCAACTTCCTGCTATTCGACTGGCGTGACGTGGAGCGAGCTGCTCCAGCCGCCGCAGCGGAGGTCGAACGCTAA
- a CDS encoding DUF1559 domain-containing protein, giving the protein MRSKAFTLIELLVVIAIIAILAAILFPVFAQARESAKRTQCLSNSNQMGKAMMLYLGDYDKYPTSVGGGVLNNNDGDWGKDYWMFHIRPYISSKVNNIQRGGGGNVFSCPSNPVLQILDQTYMRPPGQGFGLPPDYPEKAWGLVPSPDGYYRYYCSYGINEHVTDDWVKPSLWESPALNFLFLESNRSEAEGDEIATRVSWGIEGFQYPHKVGANFTYMDGHAKYSRVTYANDDPSINSNWKFPPHGEGGPFGDCGPWTAPVRDDEKCPKF; this is encoded by the coding sequence ATGCGGAGCAAGGCTTTCACGCTTATCGAGTTGCTTGTCGTCATTGCCATTATAGCTATTCTGGCGGCAATCCTATTTCCCGTGTTCGCGCAGGCGCGGGAGAGCGCGAAGAGAACCCAGTGTCTCTCCAACAGCAACCAGATGGGTAAGGCCATGATGCTGTACCTGGGCGACTACGACAAGTATCCCACTAGCGTGGGCGGCGGAGTACTCAACAACAACGATGGGGACTGGGGTAAGGACTATTGGATGTTCCACATCCGTCCCTACATCTCGTCGAAAGTCAACAACATCCAGAGGGGCGGGGGAGGCAACGTGTTTTCTTGCCCCTCGAACCCTGTCTTGCAGATTCTGGACCAGACCTACATGCGGCCGCCAGGACAGGGGTTCGGCCTTCCTCCGGATTATCCCGAGAAGGCATGGGGCTTGGTGCCAAGTCCAGATGGCTATTATCGGTACTACTGCAGCTATGGTATCAACGAGCATGTGACCGATGATTGGGTGAAGCCGTCGCTGTGGGAGTCGCCCGCACTCAACTTCCTGTTCCTGGAGAGCAACAGGTCCGAGGCGGAAGGCGACGAGATAGCTACACGTGTGAGCTGGGGCATCGAGGGGTTCCAGTATCCGCACAAGGTGGGTGCCAACTTCACATACATGGACGGGCACGCCAAGTACTCGCGTGTCACCTACGCGAACGACGACCCGAGCATCAACAGCAACTGGAAGTTCCCGCCCCACGGCGAGGGCGGTCCCTTCGGTGACTGCGGGCCGTGGACGGCTCCCGTACGCGACGACGAGAAGTGCCCGAAGTTCTGA
- a CDS encoding O-acetylhomoserine aminocarboxypropyltransferase/cysteine synthase codes for MTTVEQINVTPEMQKYIDKNNEYLAAREKYIRDVVKKWKFDTIAVHGLYTVQDAIEDYQGAIIEPVFMSSSQAYRDSAEMASALAYLIPTWCYSRIANPSTYYYEWTLALLEGYGFDGETSCCSTSSGMAAIMTAVQPFLVHRFKHKYEERNFVATAQCYGGTFQQFNVRLMEERDIECRWVQDPTDLDQWADKIDENTRFLYGELPSNPQQGFFDIQAVADLAHSHSLPLIVDSTVATPALLRPICHGADIVVQSATKTLTSSGFGVAGAVIARRNLVSNIDNPQMKEDFALYVKYLPNRDYGPNLHPMQAILSLNDMRTLRSKMDLFSRNTMKVAQFLDGHPQVESVQYLGLPNHPLHDIASKYMWLVDAEHDELYGKPVNRYGHLLSFCVKGGPDAAWKTFDALQRIWRATDLGRVKSVATIPAISTHLQQGEEGRCLANIPPNMIRLCVGGEHPDDIIADLDQALRKAR; via the coding sequence ATGACAACCGTCGAGCAGATCAATGTCACCCCAGAGATGCAGAAGTATATAGATAAGAACAACGAGTACCTGGCCGCCCGTGAGAAGTACATCCGGGATGTGGTGAAGAAGTGGAAGTTCGACACGATCGCCGTCCACGGGTTGTACACCGTGCAGGATGCCATCGAGGACTATCAGGGAGCGATCATCGAGCCGGTGTTCATGAGCTCGTCACAGGCATACCGTGATTCGGCCGAGATGGCTTCGGCGCTCGCCTACCTGATCCCCACATGGTGTTACTCGCGAATAGCGAACCCCTCTACGTATTACTATGAGTGGACCCTGGCCCTCCTGGAGGGATACGGATTCGATGGCGAGACCTCGTGCTGCTCCACTTCCTCTGGTATGGCCGCGATCATGACTGCTGTGCAACCATTTCTGGTTCATCGCTTCAAGCACAAGTATGAGGAGCGGAACTTCGTTGCCACCGCGCAGTGTTATGGCGGAACGTTCCAACAATTCAACGTGCGTCTGATGGAAGAACGCGACATCGAGTGCCGATGGGTACAGGACCCTACCGACTTGGACCAATGGGCCGATAAGATCGACGAGAACACTCGCTTCCTGTACGGGGAGCTTCCGAGCAACCCGCAGCAAGGCTTCTTCGATATCCAAGCAGTGGCAGATTTGGCGCACAGCCACAGCCTTCCCTTGATTGTGGACTCCACAGTGGCTACCCCCGCTCTGCTACGTCCGATCTGTCATGGTGCGGATATCGTGGTCCAGTCGGCGACTAAGACGCTAACATCGAGCGGCTTCGGAGTCGCGGGCGCGGTGATTGCTCGGCGAAACCTGGTGAGCAATATTGACAATCCGCAGATGAAGGAGGACTTCGCACTATACGTCAAGTACCTACCGAACCGCGACTACGGTCCGAACCTCCACCCGATGCAGGCGATACTCAGTCTCAATGATATGCGGACTCTGCGATCGAAGATGGACCTGTTCTCGCGCAACACCATGAAGGTTGCGCAGTTCCTAGATGGGCATCCGCAAGTGGAGAGTGTGCAATATCTCGGCCTGCCGAACCACCCACTGCACGACATCGCAAGCAAGTACATGTGGCTGGTGGATGCGGAGCACGACGAGTTGTATGGAAAGCCTGTCAACCGATATGGACATCTGCTGTCCTTCTGCGTAAAGGGCGGGCCGGACGCTGCGTGGAAGACCTTCGACGCGCTGCAGCGAATCTGGCGTGCAACGGACCTCGGTCGTGTGAAGAGCGTGGCGACCATACCTGCCATCTCTACGCATCTGCAGCAGGGAGAAGAAGGACGCTGCCTGGCCAACATTCCGCCGAACATGATTCGTTTGTGCGTGGGCGGCGAGCACCCGGACGACATCATCGCCGACCTCGACCAGGCTCTCCGCAAGGCCCGATAG